A genome region from bacterium SCSIO 12844 includes the following:
- the elbB gene encoding isoprenoid biosynthesis glyoxalase ElbB: MTEKTKKVAVVLSGCGHLDGAEVHESVLTLLALSREGAQYEGLAPNRMQHHVVNHRTQKEVVGEFRNILDESARIMRGNIKAIDDANLSNYDAVIFPGGFGAAKNLFDFAFKGDESFTVNEDVLNFAKKAYQMGKPMGFICISPMMMADICGANVNMTIGKDLTAAKAIEAKGAKHHLTEVDGICIDKDRKVVSTPAYMLGENPYQVSLGIDKLVKAVLELSN; encoded by the coding sequence ATGACAGAGAAAACAAAAAAGGTTGCTGTTGTATTATCAGGTTGTGGTCATTTAGATGGTGCAGAAGTTCATGAGTCCGTTTTAACATTATTAGCATTATCAAGAGAAGGTGCACAATATGAAGGTCTAGCACCCAATAGAATGCAGCATCATGTGGTTAATCATAGAACACAAAAGGAAGTAGTAGGTGAATTTCGCAATATTTTAGATGAATCGGCAAGAATTATGCGTGGTAATATCAAAGCAATTGATGATGCAAACTTAAGTAACTATGATGCAGTTATTTTTCCAGGTGGCTTTGGTGCAGCAAAAAATCTATTTGATTTTGCTTTTAAAGGTGATGAAAGCTTTACGGTTAATGAAGATGTTTTAAACTTTGCCAAAAAAGCCTATCAGATGGGCAAACCAATGGGCTTTATTTGTATTTCACCAATGATGATGGCGGATATTTGTGGCGCAAATGTTAATATGACTATCGGTAAAGATTTAACTGCAGCAAAAGCCATTGAAGCAAAAGGTGCAAAGCATCACCTAACTGAGGTTGATGGTATTTGTATTGATAAAGATAGAAAAGTTGTTTCAACACCTGCGTATATGTTAGGAGAAAATCCATATCAAGTTTCCTTAGGTATTGATAAACTTGTTAAAGCAGTTCTTGAATTGAGTAATTGA
- a CDS encoding DNA topoisomerase III — translation MKVYLSEKPSQGRDIASVLGCNQRHDGYLSNTDTIVTWGFGHLLQPADPVAYDEKYKRWDMKDLPIIPQRWKLAANPKSKAQLKIVNNCIKQATEIVIATDADREGELIARLIIAKSGYKGVIKRLWLSALDDASIKKALSSLKDGSVTEPLFWAGLGRQRADWICGLSYTRAATLILGSGVNLFSIGRVQTPSVRLVVERDLEIENFKAKAFYTVTATVVQDQLSAEFNWLIPEYAKGDDEGRCLDKKFAKAVIDKCKEQNGVITSLEKKKKSKKAPLALSLSELQKLANSKYGLSAQDILNCAQALYERHKATTYPRTDCGYLNMEQFDEAITIFNTLKSLNNEYDNLIKYCDHTFKSRCWNDKKVSESAHHAIIPTSNSKININAMSREERQVYDLIVRYYLAQFMGDFIYDETIIQVECCDEIFTTKGILVLEEGWKQAFSKEDDEDKDAKSLPPFNKNDAVILKDLELHNKKTTPPQHYTEATLISAMKNCGRRVEDEKAKSILASVKGIGTEATRANIIETIKKREYIKSKGKTKSLVSTDKARELIKLLPEEITSIEMTADWELELDKIAKSQSDFKDFMQRIAVSAYQGVQAIADLKGKGNIPIKNPCPKCGAELRRMKSTKGKGFWWGCTQFRNGCRVVLEDKRGKPVLKSL, via the coding sequence ATGAAAGTTTATCTATCTGAAAAGCCATCACAAGGTAGGGATATTGCCTCTGTATTAGGTTGTAATCAACGTCATGATGGTTATTTGTCAAATACAGATACGATTGTTACTTGGGGTTTTGGTCACTTATTGCAACCAGCTGATCCAGTTGCCTATGATGAAAAATATAAACGTTGGGATATGAAAGATTTACCAATTATTCCACAGCGTTGGAAATTAGCAGCAAATCCTAAAAGTAAAGCTCAGCTTAAAATAGTCAATAATTGCATTAAACAGGCGACAGAAATTGTTATTGCGACAGATGCCGATAGAGAAGGTGAGTTAATTGCAAGGCTTATTATTGCTAAATCTGGCTATAAGGGTGTTATTAAAAGATTATGGTTATCAGCACTAGATGATGCATCTATTAAAAAAGCATTATCTAGTCTTAAAGATGGTAGTGTTACTGAACCATTATTCTGGGCAGGATTAGGTCGACAAAGAGCAGATTGGATTTGTGGTTTAAGTTATACACGTGCAGCAACCTTAATTTTAGGTAGTGGTGTTAATTTGTTCTCAATTGGTAGGGTGCAGACGCCTTCAGTTAGATTGGTTGTCGAAAGAGATTTAGAAATTGAGAATTTTAAAGCAAAAGCATTTTATACAGTTACTGCAACGGTTGTACAAGATCAGTTGTCGGCTGAATTTAATTGGCTTATTCCAGAGTATGCTAAGGGAGATGATGAAGGTAGGTGTTTAGATAAAAAATTTGCCAAAGCAGTGATTGATAAATGTAAAGAGCAAAATGGTGTTATTACATCCTTAGAGAAAAAGAAAAAATCTAAAAAAGCACCTTTGGCATTATCGTTATCGGAGTTACAAAAACTTGCAAATAGTAAATATGGTTTAAGCGCACAAGATATACTTAATTGCGCGCAGGCACTCTATGAAAGGCATAAAGCGACAACCTATCCTAGAACGGATTGTGGTTATTTGAATATGGAGCAGTTTGATGAGGCTATAACTATTTTTAATACGTTAAAATCATTAAATAATGAATATGATAATTTAATTAAATATTGTGATCATACGTTTAAATCACGTTGTTGGAATGATAAGAAAGTATCAGAATCAGCACACCATGCAATTATTCCGACCAGTAATTCAAAAATTAATATTAATGCAATGAGTCGTGAGGAAAGACAAGTTTATGATTTAATTGTTCGATACTACTTAGCTCAATTTATGGGAGATTTTATTTACGATGAAACTATTATACAGGTTGAATGTTGTGATGAAATTTTCACTACAAAAGGGATTTTAGTATTAGAAGAAGGATGGAAACAGGCATTTAGTAAAGAAGATGATGAAGATAAAGATGCTAAATCATTACCACCATTTAATAAGAATGATGCCGTCATTTTAAAAGATTTAGAGTTACATAATAAAAAAACAACACCACCCCAACATTATACTGAAGCAACACTTATTTCAGCGATGAAAAACTGCGGTAGGCGAGTTGAAGATGAGAAAGCAAAGTCTATTTTAGCTAGCGTTAAAGGAATTGGTACTGAGGCAACAAGAGCAAATATTATTGAAACAATAAAAAAACGTGAATATATTAAATCTAAAGGTAAAACAAAAAGCTTAGTTTCTACAGATAAAGCTAGAGAATTAATTAAGCTATTACCTGAAGAAATTACCAGTATAGAAATGACAGCTGACTGGGAGTTAGAGTTAGATAAAATTGCAAAGAGTCAGTCAGATTTTAAAGACTTTATGCAACGAATTGCTGTTTCAGCTTATCAAGGTGTTCAAGCAATAGCTGATCTTAAAGGTAAGGGTAATATACCGATTAAGAATCCATGTCCTAAGTGTGGTGCTGAGCTTAGACGAATGAAATCAACCAAAGGAAAAGGATTTTGGTGGGGCTGTACCCAGTTTAGAAATGGTTGCCGAGTTGTATTAGAAGATAAACGCGGTAAACCAGTGCTTAAGAGTCTATGA
- a CDS encoding kinase/pyrophosphorylase encodes MQRDVLLISDGTGITANSLAQSLLSQFDQVEFNVTNHPFINNEIKVNKIITEIESIYAQTGNPPIVITTIVCPDTLSRIRQTNGVVLDFIQTFIGPLEKTLGIESSHTIGKAYGMHDYEKYKKRIDALNFSLNTDDGACPNQYDQSEIILVGVSRCGKTPTSLYLALHHSIAVSNYPLTEEDIENFTLPKSLIKHKRKLFGLTIGVERLVTIRNERKPNSRYSSLKQCQAEVKAVEKLYRQYNIPFLNSTALSVEELATKIMSKKS; translated from the coding sequence ATGCAACGTGATGTATTATTGATTTCTGATGGTACTGGCATTACTGCTAACTCATTAGCACAAAGTCTTTTATCTCAGTTTGACCAAGTAGAATTTAATGTAACCAATCACCCGTTTATTAATAATGAAATTAAAGTAAATAAAATAATTACTGAAATTGAATCCATTTATGCGCAAACAGGCAACCCACCAATTGTCATTACAACCATTGTCTGCCCTGATACGTTATCACGTATACGTCAAACCAATGGTGTTGTATTAGATTTTATCCAAACCTTTATTGGTCCTTTAGAAAAAACACTTGGTATTGAATCCTCCCATACCATTGGTAAAGCTTATGGCATGCATGATTACGAAAAATATAAAAAGCGCATTGATGCATTAAATTTTAGTTTAAATACTGATGATGGCGCCTGCCCAAATCAATATGATCAGTCTGAAATTATTTTAGTTGGTGTCTCACGCTGTGGTAAAACACCGACAAGTCTATATTTAGCATTACATCATAGCATTGCTGTTTCAAATTACCCCCTAACTGAAGAAGATATTGAAAATTTCACACTACCAAAGTCCTTAATTAAACATAAACGTAAATTATTTGGGCTGACCATTGGCGTTGAGCGTCTAGTGACAATTCGTAATGAACGAAAACCCAATAGCCGTTATTCATCACTAAAACAATGCCAAGCTGAAGTTAAAGCGGTTGAAAAACTTTACCGGCAATATAATATTCCATTTTTAAATTCAACCGCACTTTCTGTTGAAGAGTTAGCAACGAAAATTATGTCAAAAAAATCATAA
- the rlmD gene encoding 23S rRNA (uracil(1939)-C(5))-methyltransferase RlmD, translating into MNDQLEVTKNKHKKHKNRRRRTKRPPEGIFEAEIASLSHEGRGISQINGKTTFIDLALKDEIVSFQYESTHSKYDEALAVDIKKASPDRVAPKCKVFGLCGGCALQHVSADGQIKLKMDTLKSHFEHFGNLAPLNWLEPLINENPWNYRNKARLGVRYVHKKEKVLVGFRERGGQFITDMEQCPVLHSSVDQLIADLKALIFSLSLYREIPQIEVAVDDHKTALIIRHLQKFNESDLEQLTNFAKKHAIWFYLQSKGPDTIKLFYPEVAESESYLSYNIDDFGIEIRFQPNDFTQVNPQMNQKMLNQAISLMELKSTDCVLDLFCGLGNFSLPLAKHAKLVIGVEGDSQMTERALENAKLNGINNVEFHPANLFETIDNADWANQQYDKILLDPPRAGAVEIVSQIERFNAKRIVYVSCNPATLARDAGILVNDKGYTMLSAGIMDMFPHTAHVESIAVFEK; encoded by the coding sequence ATGAATGATCAACTTGAAGTTACAAAAAATAAGCATAAAAAACATAAAAATAGAAGACGTCGCACTAAACGCCCTCCAGAAGGTATTTTTGAAGCTGAAATAGCCTCTTTAAGTCATGAAGGTCGTGGTATTAGCCAAATTAATGGTAAAACAACATTTATTGATTTAGCATTAAAAGATGAAATTGTATCATTTCAGTATGAATCAACGCATAGTAAATATGATGAAGCTTTAGCAGTTGATATTAAAAAAGCATCGCCTGATCGTGTAGCGCCAAAATGTAAAGTATTTGGTTTATGTGGTGGCTGTGCTTTACAACACGTATCTGCTGATGGTCAAATTAAGCTAAAAATGGATACTTTAAAAAGTCACTTTGAACATTTTGGCAATTTAGCACCTTTAAATTGGCTTGAACCTTTAATTAATGAAAATCCTTGGAATTATCGTAATAAAGCACGTTTAGGTGTTCGCTATGTACATAAAAAAGAAAAAGTTTTAGTTGGTTTTAGAGAGCGAGGTGGTCAGTTCATTACTGATATGGAGCAATGTCCAGTTTTACACTCATCTGTTGATCAACTTATTGCAGATTTAAAAGCGTTAATTTTTTCACTAAGTTTATATAGAGAAATACCGCAAATTGAAGTTGCTGTTGACGATCATAAAACTGCGTTAATTATAAGACATTTACAAAAATTCAATGAGTCTGACTTGGAGCAATTAACTAACTTTGCTAAAAAGCATGCTATTTGGTTTTATTTACAATCAAAAGGCCCTGACACAATAAAATTATTTTATCCAGAAGTAGCAGAGTCAGAAAGTTATTTAAGCTATAACATAGATGACTTTGGTATTGAAATTCGATTCCAACCAAATGACTTTACTCAAGTAAATCCTCAGATGAATCAGAAAATGCTTAATCAAGCAATTAGCTTAATGGAATTAAAATCAACGGATTGTGTGCTTGATCTATTTTGTGGTTTGGGTAATTTTAGTTTGCCATTAGCAAAGCATGCAAAACTAGTAATAGGTGTTGAAGGTGATAGTCAAATGACTGAAAGAGCGTTAGAAAATGCTAAATTAAATGGCATTAATAATGTAGAGTTTCACCCTGCAAATTTATTTGAAACGATTGATAATGCAGATTGGGCAAATCAACAATATGATAAAATCTTACTAGACCCTCCTCGTGCTGGAGCGGTTGAAATTGTCAGTCAAATTGAGCGCTTTAATGCAAAAAGAATTGTTTATGTCTCTTGTAATCCCGCAACTCTAGCAAGGGATGCTGGTATACTGGTCAATGATAAAGGATATACAATGTTAAGTGCTGGTATTATGGATATGTTTCCACATACTGCACATGTTGAGTCTATTGCTGTATTTGAAAAATAA
- the glpD gene encoding glycerol-3-phosphate dehydrogenase codes for MQIVKTIEADLLVIGGGINGTGIACDAQGRGLKVVLCEAKDLASATSSYSSKLVHGGLRYLEQYEFKLVREALKEREVLLNKAPHIIHPLTFILPYAKHLRPKWMIRAGLFLYDHLSKLKSLNKSKGLSLENTQEGESLKDQFSYAFSYSDCRIDDSRMVVLNAMQAKELGAEIYVNSPCISAKRTHDYWEAVLDTKDGHVLVKSKAIVNAAGPWVAEILGKTIESHSKSSVRLVQGSHIVVPKLYNGSHAYILQNEDNRIVFAIPYGFISPGKNDFTLIGTTDTDYHGDPREVKATKNEIQYLCNLINEYFKVPIKPEDAIWHYSGVRPLYDDHSQNLSKVTREYHFEVEDSDDKLPLLSIFGGKITTFRTLSEAALDKLKPYFLQMSHPWTANTKSPGGDAKSEMDIFAKIYAHFPWLDKQQAYRYATSYGMCAFSFLQNCHSTDDLGEHFGYNVYEKELQYMIDNEWAFDLDGLIWIRSKLGLWLNDDEKKNIQRWLNLKKKV; via the coding sequence ATGCAAATCGTTAAAACAATTGAAGCTGATTTACTTGTTATTGGTGGCGGTATAAATGGAACAGGCATTGCTTGTGATGCACAAGGCCGTGGACTGAAAGTTGTATTATGTGAAGCTAAAGATTTAGCTTCTGCAACGTCATCTTATAGCAGTAAGCTAGTCCATGGTGGTTTGCGTTATTTAGAACAATATGAGTTTAAACTAGTTAGAGAAGCTTTAAAAGAACGTGAAGTATTACTTAATAAAGCACCACATATTATTCATCCATTAACATTTATTTTACCTTATGCTAAACATTTACGTCCTAAATGGATGATTAGAGCAGGCTTATTTCTATATGATCATTTATCTAAACTTAAATCGCTTAATAAATCAAAAGGACTATCTTTAGAAAATACTCAAGAAGGTGAAAGTTTAAAAGACCAATTTAGCTATGCCTTTAGCTATTCAGACTGTCGAATTGATGATTCAAGAATGGTTGTTTTAAATGCCATGCAAGCCAAAGAATTAGGTGCTGAAATTTATGTCAATTCACCTTGTATATCCGCTAAGCGAACCCATGACTACTGGGAAGCAGTTTTAGATACAAAAGATGGTCATGTGCTTGTAAAAAGCAAAGCTATTGTCAATGCGGCTGGCCCTTGGGTTGCCGAGATATTGGGTAAAACAATTGAATCACACTCTAAAAGTAGCGTTAGATTAGTCCAGGGCAGTCATATTGTTGTACCAAAACTATATAATGGCTCTCATGCTTATATTCTCCAAAATGAAGATAATCGTATCGTTTTTGCCATACCCTATGGATTTATCTCTCCTGGTAAAAATGACTTTACATTAATTGGCACAACGGATACCGACTATCATGGTGATCCTAGAGAAGTAAAAGCAACTAAAAATGAAATCCAATATTTATGTAACTTAATCAATGAATACTTTAAAGTACCGATTAAACCTGAAGATGCTATTTGGCATTATTCAGGTGTCAGACCATTATACGATGATCATTCTCAAAACCTATCTAAAGTAACAAGAGAATATCACTTTGAAGTTGAAGATAGTGATGATAAATTACCCCTTTTATCCATCTTTGGTGGTAAAATCACTACTTTTAGAACATTATCTGAAGCCGCCCTTGATAAATTAAAACCTTATTTTCTTCAGATGAGTCACCCATGGACTGCCAATACTAAATCTCCAGGAGGCGATGCGAAATCAGAAATGGATATTTTTGCAAAAATCTATGCGCATTTTCCATGGTTAGATAAACAACAAGCCTATCGCTATGCTACAAGCTATGGAATGTGTGCATTTAGTTTTCTTCAAAATTGCCATAGCACTGATGATTTAGGTGAGCATTTTGGCTATAACGTCTATGAAAAAGAATTACAATATATGATTGATAATGAATGGGCATTTGACCTTGATGGTCTAATTTGGATACGCAGTAAATTAGGCTTATGGCTAAATGATGATGAAAAGAAAAATATTCAAAGATGGTTAAATCTTAAGAAGAAAGTTTAA
- a CDS encoding membrane lipoprotein: MNQILSSFASGAISAFILIFIFSFIQNFHIHLDDAFKYQLYRLMVWGGVWAIVLVIISLYTQKNFLKFIILGSLVVFFNFIVKMPLEGSGFFAIHAGLKTFLMNIVFNYLWALLTVFIYQMAITKDKS, encoded by the coding sequence ATCAATCAAATTCTTAGCTCGTTTGCAAGTGGTGCAATCAGTGCTTTTATTTTGATTTTTATCTTTTCATTTATTCAAAATTTTCACATTCATTTAGACGATGCATTTAAATATCAATTATACAGACTTATGGTTTGGGGGGGTGTATGGGCTATAGTACTAGTAATTATTTCTTTATATACCCAAAAGAATTTTTTAAAGTTTATTATTCTTGGTAGTTTAGTTGTATTTTTCAACTTTATTGTAAAAATGCCGCTTGAAGGCAGTGGTTTTTTTGCCATTCATGCAGGCTTAAAAACTTTTTTAATGAACATAGTTTTTAATTACCTATGGGCTTTATTAACTGTTTTTATCTATCAGATGGCTATTACAAAAGATAAATCATAG
- a CDS encoding alanine dehydrogenase codes for MEEKSILLVKETKADERRVALIPGDVSELISLGYQVFVEHDAGKGAGFEDSDYQRNGAFIRYLDNINISAYQKLFENIDIVIRAKRPDRNREVLENRAIKAGSIMIGALDPQERNSSHIDEYHKRGICAYSLDQLELPAEHPMNILSAMSKIAGRLALLDAIQKHQLKANNVVIIGAGTVGFAALEEAINQNLNTTVLVTNSDQEARAKKLGAKTIYFDKEASLADQQKLIKEIVADADIIITGARKANQKAPILIPSTTLSEMKNGAVIVDMALSEGGNVEGSAHDETIKLANGVVITNVSGYPKAMPHESSKLWSKASVLFINALTNNRLSISKL; via the coding sequence ATGGAAGAAAAAAGTATATTATTAGTTAAAGAGACAAAAGCAGATGAAAGACGAGTTGCTTTAATTCCAGGTGATGTCTCTGAATTGATAAGCTTAGGCTATCAAGTATTTGTTGAGCATGATGCAGGTAAAGGCGCTGGCTTTGAAGATAGTGATTATCAAAGAAATGGTGCGTTCATTCGTTATCTTGATAATATAAACATAAGTGCATATCAAAAACTCTTTGAAAATATTGATATAGTCATTCGAGCAAAACGACCTGATCGCAATCGTGAAGTTTTGGAAAACCGAGCTATAAAAGCTGGCAGTATTATGATTGGTGCGCTTGATCCACAAGAGAGAAATTCATCACATATTGATGAATACCATAAAAGAGGTATTTGTGCTTATAGTCTTGATCAACTGGAATTGCCAGCAGAGCATCCAATGAATATATTATCTGCTATGAGTAAAATAGCGGGTCGTTTAGCATTATTAGATGCAATACAAAAGCATCAACTAAAAGCTAATAATGTTGTTATTATTGGAGCAGGAACTGTAGGCTTTGCAGCATTAGAAGAGGCAATTAATCAAAATTTAAATACAACCGTACTAGTTACTAATTCAGATCAAGAAGCTAGAGCTAAGAAACTAGGTGCAAAAACAATTTATTTTGATAAAGAGGCAAGTTTAGCTGATCAACAAAAACTGATTAAAGAAATTGTAGCAGATGCTGATATTATCATCACTGGAGCAAGAAAAGCCAATCAAAAAGCCCCCATTTTAATACCTAGCACAACGTTAAGTGAAATGAAAAATGGTGCAGTAATCGTAGATATGGCTTTATCAGAGGGTGGCAATGTAGAAGGCAGTGCCCATGATGAAACCATTAAATTAGCCAACGGTGTTGTGATTACTAATGTTAGTGGTTATCCAAAAGCGATGCCACATGAGTCAAGTAAATTATGGAGTAAAGCAAGCGTTCTGTTCATAAATGCTCTAACTAATAATCGTTTATCAATATCTAAGTTATAA
- a CDS encoding sodium:proton antiporter: protein MSYHLLFAVLVVISALSSYINYKLFKLPKSIGMTITTLIISIIVMMFLKLFPSIFTPINNLLSGIDFRKTVLEVMLSYLLFAGALHVNTIDLKKNLLSIVYLASFGVVASTIVTGLLIWWVSGLISYQISLPYCLLFGALISPTDPIAVLGVLKTTKAVPKKIKMRITGEALFNDAAGILIFISLLSVFFYGDEFSITHISLGILHEAVGGIVFGAVIGFLAARLLKNVDDKQVAITITLAVSSAGYILAQNLGVSAPISMVIAGLVIGHHMKKERFKASTIVTLDNFWELIDEILNCFLFVLIGLEMLTITFHIESIILGVLGFIVIFISRYISVSFPNMFRNIRLRRFYWRENVLMTWGGIRGGISIALALSIPDDEVIVSLTYVVVILSIVFQGASFKWIINKVFPQQKHDNKLKV from the coding sequence ATGAGCTATCATCTATTATTTGCAGTGTTAGTGGTAATAAGTGCTTTATCTAGTTACATAAATTATAAATTATTTAAGTTACCAAAATCGATTGGAATGACAATTACAACTTTGATTATTTCAATTATTGTAATGATGTTTCTAAAGTTGTTCCCTTCTATTTTTACGCCTATTAATAATTTACTAAGTGGTATTGATTTTAGGAAAACAGTGCTTGAGGTAATGCTTAGTTATTTATTATTTGCAGGCGCATTACATGTGAATACAATTGATTTAAAGAAAAATCTATTATCTATTGTCTACCTTGCAAGCTTTGGTGTAGTAGCTTCTACAATTGTTACTGGTTTATTAATTTGGTGGGTAAGTGGACTGATTTCTTATCAAATATCATTGCCTTACTGCTTATTATTTGGTGCATTAATTTCACCGACTGATCCTATTGCTGTATTAGGTGTGCTTAAAACAACAAAAGCAGTTCCTAAAAAAATTAAGATGCGTATTACTGGAGAAGCCTTGTTTAATGATGCTGCGGGTATTTTAATTTTTATTTCATTATTAAGCGTTTTCTTTTATGGTGATGAGTTTAGTATTACACATATTTCATTAGGTATATTGCATGAAGCTGTTGGTGGTATTGTCTTTGGTGCAGTGATAGGATTTTTAGCAGCAAGACTACTTAAGAATGTTGATGATAAACAAGTTGCTATTACAATTACATTAGCCGTTTCAAGTGCAGGTTATATATTAGCTCAAAATTTAGGTGTATCAGCGCCGATTTCAATGGTGATTGCAGGCTTAGTGATTGGCCATCATATGAAGAAAGAACGATTTAAAGCAAGTACCATTGTTACATTAGATAATTTTTGGGAATTAATTGATGAAATCTTAAACTGTTTTTTATTTGTATTAATTGGTTTGGAAATGTTAACAATTACATTTCATATTGAGAGTATTATTTTAGGTGTCTTAGGCTTTATTGTAATATTTATTTCACGTTATATTAGTGTTTCATTTCCTAATATGTTTAGAAATATACGATTAAGGCGATTTTATTGGCGTGAAAATGTGTTAATGACATGGGGAGGGATTCGAGGTGGTATTTCAATTGCATTGGCTTTGTCGATTCCAGATGATGAGGTGATTGTCTCGTTAACCTATGTGGTTGTGATTTTATCAATTGTCTTTCAAGGTGCTAGTTTTAAATGGATTATTAATAAAGTATTCCCTCAGCAAAAGCATGATAATAAGCTCAAAGTGTAA